In Sphingomonas aliaeris, a single genomic region encodes these proteins:
- a CDS encoding hybrid sensor histidine kinase/response regulator → MGAPFHVVWADAWAQAKPIIDDAFAGRSQRFTDLPWTLDTDRGQADTWFTFSYSRVLDARGEVAGLFILTNETTERVLADAALRGSEERLRLVVEGARDHVIFTTDAGGVINTWSAGAEAVLGWTAEDAIGQPASMIFTDEDRADRADIREIANAARQGCADDERWHLRKDGTRVFLNGSVHPLPIDAQGQERGFIKIARNETARWQAQKDLERLNANLEQQVTERTADRNRLWQLSSDLMLIAGFDGSIQAVNPAWTRILGWSESELVGRPLFSLIHPDDLHHTVSGAAGIASGVAYARFENRYRHKDGSYRDIVWNAGPGDGQIIAVGRDATEEKAAAEALVATEAQLRQAQKMEAVGQLTGGLAHDFNNLLTGVMGNLELLQMRLTRGKLDDAERFIVAAQGAGRRAAALTQRLLAFSRRQTLDPRPTDVNRLILGMEDLLRRTVGPLTDVETVGAAGLWPAMIDGTQLESAILNLCINARDAMPNGGRITIETANKWLDQRAARERDLPPGQYLSICVSDTGTGMSAETIDRAFEPFYTTKAIGQGTGLGLSMIYGFARQSHGQVRIYSEIDQGTTICIYLPRYAGDALLLEEEEAIASAAAAAGETILVVDDEATIRHLIDEVLDEQGYTVIGAADGAAGLKVLQSGAKIELLITDVGLPNGMNGRQVADAARALRPGLKVLFITGYAENAAVGNGHLEPGMELLTKPFTIQALTSKVSDMMRSGTAG, encoded by the coding sequence ATGGGTGCCCCGTTCCATGTCGTCTGGGCGGACGCCTGGGCGCAGGCGAAGCCGATCATCGACGACGCCTTCGCTGGTCGCAGCCAGCGCTTCACCGACCTGCCCTGGACGCTCGACACGGACCGAGGTCAGGCGGACACCTGGTTCACTTTCTCCTATTCGCGCGTTCTGGACGCGCGCGGAGAGGTTGCGGGGCTGTTCATCCTGACGAACGAGACGACCGAGCGCGTTCTGGCGGATGCGGCTCTGCGGGGCAGCGAGGAACGCCTGCGCCTGGTCGTCGAAGGCGCGCGCGACCACGTCATCTTCACGACCGATGCCGGCGGCGTCATCAACACCTGGTCCGCCGGTGCCGAGGCGGTCCTGGGGTGGACCGCGGAAGACGCCATCGGCCAGCCCGCCTCGATGATCTTCACCGACGAGGACCGTGCCGATCGTGCGGACATCCGCGAGATCGCCAATGCGGCGCGACAAGGGTGCGCCGACGACGAGCGCTGGCATCTGAGAAAGGACGGGACGCGTGTATTCCTGAACGGGTCGGTCCACCCCCTTCCCATCGACGCGCAGGGACAGGAACGCGGTTTCATCAAGATCGCCCGTAACGAAACCGCCCGCTGGCAGGCGCAGAAGGATCTCGAGCGCCTGAACGCCAACCTCGAACAGCAGGTGACTGAACGGACCGCGGACCGTAATCGCCTATGGCAACTCAGTTCCGATCTCATGCTCATCGCCGGCTTCGACGGCAGTATCCAAGCGGTGAACCCGGCCTGGACGCGGATACTGGGATGGTCGGAAAGCGAGCTTGTCGGTCGCCCCCTCTTCTCCTTGATCCATCCGGACGACCTTCACCACACTGTCTCTGGTGCAGCTGGCATCGCGTCCGGCGTGGCCTACGCGCGGTTCGAGAACCGTTATCGACACAAGGACGGCAGCTACCGAGACATCGTCTGGAACGCGGGCCCTGGCGACGGCCAGATCATCGCGGTCGGACGCGACGCGACCGAGGAGAAGGCTGCCGCTGAGGCGCTCGTCGCGACCGAAGCGCAGCTGCGCCAGGCGCAGAAGATGGAAGCCGTGGGCCAATTGACCGGTGGGCTTGCGCACGACTTCAACAATCTCCTCACCGGCGTGATGGGCAACCTCGAACTGCTCCAGATGCGGCTCACCCGCGGCAAGCTCGACGACGCCGAGCGCTTCATTGTCGCGGCACAGGGGGCTGGCCGGCGCGCCGCCGCATTGACGCAGCGCCTTCTCGCTTTCTCCAGGCGGCAGACCCTCGATCCTCGCCCGACGGATGTAAACAGGCTGATCCTCGGCATGGAGGATCTTCTCCGTCGCACGGTCGGTCCGCTGACCGACGTGGAGACGGTGGGCGCCGCGGGACTTTGGCCTGCAATGATCGACGGGACGCAGCTGGAAAGCGCGATCCTCAATTTGTGCATCAACGCGCGAGACGCGATGCCGAATGGCGGACGGATCACGATCGAGACGGCAAACAAGTGGCTGGACCAGCGGGCGGCGCGCGAGCGCGATCTGCCGCCGGGACAGTATCTCTCCATCTGCGTGTCGGACACAGGGACCGGCATGAGCGCGGAGACGATCGACCGGGCGTTCGAACCGTTCTACACGACCAAGGCGATCGGGCAGGGCACAGGTCTTGGCCTTTCGATGATCTACGGCTTCGCTCGCCAGTCGCATGGGCAGGTACGAATCTATTCCGAGATCGATCAAGGCACGACGATCTGCATCTATCTGCCCCGTTACGCGGGCGATGCCCTGTTGCTGGAAGAAGAGGAGGCGATTGCCAGCGCCGCCGCCGCTGCGGGCGAGACGATCCTCGTGGTCGATGACGAAGCCACTATCCGCCACCTCATCGACGAAGTGCTCGACGAGCAGGGCTACACCGTGATCGGTGCGGCGGACGGCGCTGCCGGGCTCAAGGTGCTGCAGTCGGGGGCGAAGATCGAGTTGCTGATCACCGACGTTGGCCTTCCCAATGGGATGAACGGCCGGCAGGTCGCGGATGCGGCACGCGCTTTGCGACCCGGGCTCAAGGTCCTCTTCATCACCGGCTATGCAGAGAACGCAGCGGTTGGTAATGGCCATCTCGAGCCGGGCATGGAATTGCTGACCAAGCCGTTTACGATCCAGGCGCTGACGTCGAAGGTCTCGGATATGATGCGTAGTGGAACGGCTGGGTAG
- a CDS encoding PaaI family thioesterase, which produces MTLQTTSAERVRTSFDKQGMLRAIGATLTDVRPGSVTIELRPGPSNRQQHGYVHAGAVSAIADTAAGYAAQTLMPEGRTVLTTEFKINLLAPAVGDRLVATGEVIKAGRTLTVAQSKVYALSGENQRLIALLSATLIAVDHVED; this is translated from the coding sequence ATGACGTTGCAGACGACCTCAGCCGAACGGGTGCGCACGAGCTTCGATAAGCAGGGCATGCTCCGCGCAATCGGCGCCACGTTGACCGACGTGCGGCCGGGCAGCGTCACCATCGAACTCCGGCCCGGTCCCTCGAACAGGCAGCAGCACGGTTACGTCCATGCTGGCGCTGTGAGCGCGATCGCGGACACCGCCGCTGGATACGCCGCTCAGACGCTGATGCCCGAGGGGCGCACCGTTCTGACGACCGAGTTTAAGATCAATCTGCTTGCACCCGCCGTTGGCGACAGACTGGTTGCCACCGGCGAGGTCATTAAAGCGGGCCGGACACTGACCGTCGCGCAATCGAAGGTTTACGCACTATCGGGTGAGAACCAGAGGCTGATCGCGTTGCTAAGTGCAACGCTGATCGCGGTTGATCACGTTGAAGATTGA
- a CDS encoding error-prone DNA polymerase has protein sequence MTDYVELQMLTHFSLLRGASSPEELFAAAALLGYPALGVGDIGTVAGVVRAWEAQKATGVRSIAGARVDLSCGRRLLLYPTDRPAWSRLTRLLTVGKKRAGKGGCLLHWHDLAPWSEGLIAILLPHEADDENRAALADLKTVFGRRGYMALFQRRRPNDAVRIDALARQAGEAGVRAVVTGDVLYHAPEVRLLQDVVTAVREKCTVDELGYRREVNADRALKPPSEMVRRFRAYPDALRASVDIARACTFDLGELAYQYPHERLVEGLTAQEALEKLANEAVARMFDGAVPAAYVNQIAHELRLIGELGYAPYFLTVYAIVREARRRGILCQGRGSAANSCVCFVLEVTSIDPIKHELLFERFVSGERREPPDIDVDFEHERREEIIQWIYETYGRDRSALTAVVQRYRARGAVRDVGKALGLPEDLTSSLAGLVWGWSAEGVGEKQVEELNLDIADRRLRLTLDLARKLIRVPRHMSQHPGGFVLTHDRLDDLVPIEPAAMADRQIIEWDKDDIDALKFMKVDVLGLGMLGCMNRAFNLLEEAKGVTVGMADLQDDDPDVYAMIQKADTLGTFQIESRAQMSMLPRMKPRRFYDLVIQVAIVRPGPIQGDMVHPYLRRREGLEKPEYPRPELRAVLEKTLGVPLFQEQAMKVAIVGAGFTPAEADQLRRAMATFKFTGGVSHFSEKLVEGMVARGYPREFAERTFRQLEGFGSYGFPESHAASFAKIAYASSWMKHHHPDVFCAALMNAYPMGFYAPAQIVRDAREHGVEVRPPCINASRWDCTLEPTGGRYLAVRLGLRQVRGLSNADGAAIVSARSTAAFDSVEDVWRRSGVQRAAIEKLADADAYHGFGADRRQGLWKVRGLGEEPLPLFAAADRIANGVSMEGIESDVELQPLTDGREVIEDYRTLQLSLRAHPLSFLRDELSRRGVTRCADLAGVRDGRHVEVAGIILVRQKPGSAKGVLFITIEDETGIANGILWPDRFEAQRRTVMSASMIGMKGRVQKEGEVIHVICDRIIDHGDLLTQVGAMSFPHQTGRGDGARHAGSPDRGDKGWSPLPRNCYWPPHADGMDPEEVVRFKSHDFR, from the coding sequence ATGACCGACTATGTCGAGCTGCAAATGCTCACCCACTTCTCGCTGCTCCGGGGCGCGTCCAGCCCGGAGGAGCTGTTCGCGGCTGCCGCGCTCCTCGGCTACCCCGCGCTCGGCGTTGGCGACATCGGCACCGTCGCGGGCGTGGTCCGCGCCTGGGAGGCGCAGAAGGCGACCGGCGTGCGCTCGATTGCGGGCGCGCGGGTCGATCTCTCCTGCGGCCGGCGACTGCTCCTCTATCCGACCGATCGTCCCGCCTGGTCGCGGCTCACACGGCTCCTCACCGTAGGCAAGAAGCGGGCAGGGAAGGGCGGGTGCCTTCTCCACTGGCACGATCTCGCGCCCTGGTCAGAGGGGCTGATTGCCATCCTGCTGCCGCACGAGGCGGATGACGAGAACCGTGCCGCGCTCGCCGACCTGAAGACGGTGTTCGGCCGGCGTGGCTACATGGCGCTGTTTCAACGACGGCGACCGAACGACGCGGTCCGTATAGATGCCCTGGCCCGCCAGGCCGGCGAGGCGGGCGTCCGCGCCGTCGTGACCGGCGACGTGCTCTACCACGCGCCCGAGGTTCGCTTGCTTCAGGACGTGGTGACGGCGGTGCGCGAGAAGTGTACGGTTGACGAGCTGGGCTACCGGCGTGAGGTCAACGCCGACCGCGCGCTGAAGCCGCCGTCCGAGATGGTGCGGCGGTTCAGGGCCTATCCCGACGCGCTGCGGGCCAGCGTCGACATCGCCCGCGCCTGCACCTTCGATCTCGGTGAACTCGCCTACCAGTATCCACACGAGCGGCTGGTCGAGGGGCTGACGGCGCAGGAGGCGCTCGAGAAGCTGGCGAACGAGGCGGTCGCCCGCATGTTCGATGGCGCGGTGCCGGCCGCCTATGTCAATCAGATCGCGCACGAGCTGCGGCTCATCGGCGAGCTCGGCTATGCGCCCTACTTCCTCACTGTTTACGCCATCGTCCGCGAGGCGCGCCGCCGCGGCATCCTGTGCCAGGGGCGCGGATCGGCGGCGAACAGCTGCGTCTGCTTCGTGCTCGAGGTCACCTCGATCGATCCGATCAAGCACGAGCTGCTGTTCGAGCGGTTCGTGTCGGGCGAGCGCCGCGAGCCGCCCGACATCGACGTCGACTTCGAGCACGAGCGGCGTGAGGAGATCATCCAGTGGATCTACGAGACCTACGGCCGTGACCGCTCGGCGCTGACCGCGGTCGTGCAGCGCTACCGCGCGCGGGGCGCGGTGCGCGACGTCGGCAAGGCGCTGGGACTGCCCGAAGACCTGACGTCGTCGCTCGCCGGGCTGGTCTGGGGCTGGTCCGCCGAGGGCGTCGGCGAGAAGCAAGTCGAGGAGCTCAACCTCGACATCGCCGACCGGCGTCTCCGGCTGACGCTCGATCTCGCGCGCAAGCTGATCAGGGTGCCCCGCCACATGTCGCAGCACCCCGGTGGGTTCGTCCTGACGCACGACCGGCTCGACGACCTCGTGCCAATCGAGCCCGCCGCCATGGCCGACCGGCAGATCATCGAGTGGGACAAGGACGACATCGACGCGCTCAAGTTCATGAAGGTCGACGTGCTCGGTCTCGGCATGCTCGGCTGCATGAACCGCGCCTTCAACCTGCTGGAGGAGGCCAAGGGCGTGACGGTCGGCATGGCCGACCTCCAGGACGACGATCCCGACGTCTACGCCATGATCCAGAAGGCGGACACGCTCGGCACCTTCCAGATCGAGTCCCGAGCGCAGATGTCGATGCTGCCGCGAATGAAGCCCAGGCGTTTCTACGACCTCGTCATTCAGGTCGCGATCGTGCGGCCGGGACCGATCCAGGGCGACATGGTGCACCCCTATCTCCGCCGTCGCGAGGGGCTGGAGAAGCCTGAATACCCGCGCCCCGAGCTGCGCGCCGTGCTCGAGAAGACGCTCGGCGTGCCGCTCTTCCAGGAGCAGGCGATGAAGGTCGCCATCGTCGGCGCGGGGTTCACGCCGGCCGAGGCCGACCAGCTGCGCCGCGCGATGGCGACGTTCAAGTTTACCGGCGGAGTGAGCCACTTCAGCGAGAAGCTCGTCGAGGGCATGGTGGCGCGCGGCTACCCGCGCGAGTTCGCCGAGCGGACCTTCCGCCAGCTCGAGGGCTTCGGCTCCTACGGCTTCCCCGAGAGCCACGCGGCGAGCTTCGCCAAGATCGCCTACGCGTCGAGCTGGATGAAGCATCATCATCCCGACGTCTTCTGCGCGGCGCTGATGAACGCTTATCCGATGGGCTTCTACGCGCCCGCGCAGATCGTCCGCGATGCCCGCGAGCACGGCGTCGAGGTGCGGCCGCCGTGCATCAACGCCAGCCGCTGGGACTGCACGCTGGAGCCGACCGGCGGGCGCTACCTCGCCGTTCGGCTTGGACTGCGGCAGGTGCGTGGGCTGTCCAACGCGGACGGCGCCGCGATCGTGAGCGCGCGCAGCACGGCGGCATTCGATTCTGTCGAGGATGTGTGGCGGCGCTCGGGAGTCCAGCGAGCCGCGATCGAGAAGCTCGCCGACGCCGACGCCTATCACGGGTTCGGTGCCGACCGCCGTCAGGGATTGTGGAAGGTGAGGGGGCTCGGCGAGGAGCCGCTGCCGTTGTTCGCCGCTGCCGACCGGATCGCCAACGGTGTCAGCATGGAGGGCATCGAGTCCGACGTCGAACTCCAGCCGCTGACCGACGGCCGCGAGGTGATCGAGGACTATCGCACGCTCCAGCTGTCGCTGCGCGCCCATCCGCTGTCGTTCTTGCGCGACGAGCTGTCGCGCCGCGGTGTGACCCGCTGCGCTGACCTCGCCGGCGTCCGCGATGGCCGGCACGTCGAGGTCGCCGGAATTATCCTCGTCCGTCAGAAACCAGGCTCAGCCAAGGGTGTCCTCTTCATCACCATCGAGGACGAAACCGGCATCGCCAACGGCATCCTGTGGCCGGACCGCTTCGAGGCGCAGCGCCGAACCGTCATGTCCGCCTCGATGATCGGTATGAAGGGCAGGGTGCAGAAGGAGGGTGAGGTCATCCACGTCATCTGCGACCGGATCATCGACCACGGCGACCTGCTGACCCAAGTCGGCGCCATGTCGTTCCCGCACCAGACCGGCCGCGGTGACGGTGCGCGTCACGCAGGCTCGCCCGATCGCGGCGACAAAGGTTGGAGCCCTCTTCCCCGCAACTGTTACTGGCCGCCGCACGCCGACGGCATGGATCCCGAGGAGGTCGTGCGGTTTAAGTCGCACGACTTCCGCTGA
- a CDS encoding DUF1440 domain-containing protein produces the protein MSDLSTPARIARGAVAGLIAGAVASFAMDRFQAAASSLLPPDGGEDEPATEKAADAIATATIGHEVPEAAKPLAGQSIHYALGIGLGLAYGIAAEFRPAVTAGYGTGFGLGTATLLDETAVPAVGLGDAPWKAPLSTTLYAYASHLVFGGTTEIVRRQVAGTLTPSLETGS, from the coding sequence ATGAGCGACCTGTCCACCCCCGCCCGGATCGCGCGTGGGGCCGTCGCCGGCTTGATCGCCGGTGCCGTCGCCTCGTTCGCGATGGATCGATTCCAGGCAGCCGCGTCGTCGCTGCTCCCGCCCGACGGTGGCGAGGATGAACCCGCGACGGAGAAGGCGGCGGACGCCATCGCCACGGCCACGATCGGGCACGAGGTGCCGGAGGCCGCCAAGCCGCTCGCCGGACAAAGCATCCACTACGCACTCGGGATCGGGCTCGGCCTTGCCTACGGCATCGCCGCCGAGTTCCGACCAGCCGTGACCGCCGGCTACGGAACCGGCTTCGGGCTGGGCACCGCGACGTTGCTTGACGAAACGGCTGTTCCGGCAGTCGGGCTCGGTGATGCGCCGTGGAAGGCGCCGCTCTCGACCACGCTCTACGCCTACGCGTCCCACCTCGTCTTCGGCGGAACGACCGAGATCGTACGCCGGCAGGTCGCCGGCACCCTAACCCCATCATTGGAGACCGGCTCATGA
- a CDS encoding alcohol dehydrogenase catalytic domain-containing protein, producing the protein MKAVVFHAIGDIRIDDVPEPVIEQPKDAIVRLTASAICGTDLHFVRGTFSGMKKGQILGHEGVGVVEAVGSEVRDIKVGQRVIIPSTIGCGECQFCKKGFFAQCDVANPLGKRAGTAFYGGPEGGGGYKGLQAEKARCAWADVNLVPILDVISDDQAILMSDILPTAWFGADLAEIEDGDHVLVFGCGPVGLLTIASAKLMGGRVIAVDRLSDRLAKARALGAETINFDEVDVPDAVLKLTNADGARRVIDAVGVDAQHAHAGPSEPGLLGKAKELVEQYAIEPAARKFASVFQAGDNPSQVLDWAVECVAKAGTIAIIGVYPPTDRVFPIGMAMNKNVTLRMGNANHRRYYDVLLDHVASGRLDPVAILSQTEPMTGAIDAYKAFDERQPGWLKVELEPTS; encoded by the coding sequence ATGAAAGCCGTCGTCTTCCACGCCATCGGTGACATCCGCATCGACGATGTGCCCGAACCCGTCATCGAACAGCCGAAGGACGCCATCGTGCGTCTGACCGCGTCGGCGATCTGCGGTACCGACCTCCACTTCGTTCGCGGCACTTTCAGCGGCATGAAGAAGGGGCAGATCCTGGGGCACGAGGGCGTCGGCGTGGTCGAGGCGGTCGGATCCGAGGTGCGCGACATCAAGGTCGGGCAGCGGGTCATCATCCCGTCCACCATCGGCTGCGGCGAATGCCAGTTCTGCAAGAAGGGCTTTTTCGCCCAGTGCGACGTCGCCAATCCGCTCGGCAAGCGTGCGGGCACCGCCTTTTACGGCGGACCGGAAGGGGGCGGTGGCTACAAGGGCCTGCAGGCTGAGAAGGCCCGTTGCGCCTGGGCCGATGTCAACCTCGTACCGATCCTGGACGTGATCAGCGACGATCAGGCGATCCTGATGAGCGACATTCTACCGACCGCATGGTTCGGTGCGGACCTCGCGGAAATCGAGGACGGTGACCATGTTCTCGTCTTCGGCTGCGGCCCCGTGGGCCTGCTTACGATCGCGTCCGCCAAGCTAATGGGCGGACGCGTGATCGCGGTCGACCGGCTGTCCGATCGCCTCGCCAAGGCACGCGCACTGGGTGCCGAGACGATCAACTTTGATGAGGTAGACGTCCCCGACGCCGTGCTGAAGCTGACGAACGCCGACGGCGCGAGGCGGGTGATCGATGCCGTCGGGGTCGATGCGCAACACGCTCATGCCGGACCGAGCGAGCCGGGTCTGCTCGGCAAGGCCAAGGAATTGGTCGAGCAATATGCGATCGAGCCGGCCGCGCGGAAGTTCGCGTCCGTATTTCAGGCCGGCGACAATCCCAGCCAAGTGCTCGACTGGGCGGTGGAGTGCGTCGCCAAGGCGGGCACGATCGCGATCATCGGCGTATATCCGCCGACCGACCGCGTGTTCCCGATTGGCATGGCGATGAACAAGAACGTCACGCTCAGGATGGGGAACGCCAACCATCGGCGTTACTACGACGTGCTCCTCGACCACGTCGCGAGCGGTCGGCTCGATCCCGTCGCGATCCTGAGCCAGACCGAGCCGATGACCGGCGCGATCGACGCCTACAAGGCGTTCGACGAGCGCCAGCCCGGCTGGCTGAAGGTCGAGCTCGAACCTACCAGCTGA
- a CDS encoding type 1 glutamine amidotransferase domain-containing protein, producing MKLDGKKIAILIAPRGTEEPEFAKPKAAVEEAGGTVTVISLGTDDAQSVNNDLDPGATFQVDKAIGDVSAADFDALVIPGGSVGADKLRGSKDVVGFVRDFFTAGKPVAAICHAPWVLIEADEVEGRKLTSFPTLQTDIRNAGGTWVDEEVVVDQGLVTSRNPDDLPAFCAKLVEEFCEGKHAGQAASA from the coding sequence ATGAAGCTCGACGGAAAGAAGATCGCGATCCTGATCGCGCCTCGCGGCACGGAAGAGCCCGAGTTCGCCAAGCCCAAGGCGGCGGTGGAAGAGGCCGGCGGAACGGTGACCGTCATCAGCCTCGGCACCGACGACGCGCAGTCGGTCAACAACGACCTCGATCCGGGCGCAACCTTCCAGGTCGACAAGGCGATCGGTGACGTCTCGGCGGCCGACTTCGACGCGCTCGTCATCCCCGGCGGCTCCGTCGGGGCAGACAAGCTGCGCGGATCCAAGGATGTTGTCGGGTTCGTCCGCGACTTCTTTACTGCGGGCAAGCCGGTCGCGGCGATCTGCCACGCACCGTGGGTGCTGATTGAGGCCGACGAGGTCGAGGGCCGCAAGCTCACTTCCTTCCCGACGCTGCAGACGGACATCCGCAATGCGGGTGGCACCTGGGTCGACGAGGAAGTCGTGGTCGACCAGGGTCTCGTCACCAGCCGGAACCCCGACGATCTTCCTGCCTTCTGTGCCAAGCTGGTCGAGGAGTTCTGCGAGGGCAAGCATGCCGGACAGGCGGCGAGCGCGTGA
- a CDS encoding catalase family protein produces the protein MTYLRYSDDIETPEENEQESIDGIIKGMTQESRTVEKREGHAVRASHAKSTACVIGELTVADDLPRELAQGLFAQAGTFQVAVRFAQGPGENLGDRVSTHRGMAIKVFGVEGEKLPGHDAPTQDFVFASGPTFPGGTPAGFLSQAKKIGLTTPMPEGVKSAASSIARNINKVLNAVAGGPSPTLDFYGHPYSYPLDDYYFSQCPVRYGDYVAKLGAFPVAPEQLALDDWQLNPHEDEDGFRHAAIAYFDEHDAVFELRAQLWANAETQPIEDTSVEWPAQDSEYRTVATIRLPRQAAYGAERVRYFDEVMTFRPAHSLAAHRPLGGVMRARLQVYRALSAFRHRENGIDEQNTAIIDQIPA, from the coding sequence ATGACCTATCTGCGCTACAGCGACGACATCGAGACCCCTGAGGAGAACGAGCAGGAGTCGATCGACGGCATCATCAAGGGTATGACCCAGGAGAGCCGGACCGTCGAAAAACGCGAAGGCCATGCGGTCCGCGCCAGCCATGCCAAGAGCACCGCCTGTGTCATCGGCGAGTTGACGGTCGCCGATGACCTGCCGCGCGAACTGGCTCAGGGGCTGTTCGCGCAGGCCGGCACCTTCCAGGTCGCCGTCCGCTTCGCGCAGGGTCCCGGCGAGAACCTTGGCGACCGCGTGTCCACTCATCGCGGCATGGCGATCAAGGTGTTCGGGGTCGAGGGCGAGAAGCTGCCCGGCCACGATGCGCCGACGCAGGACTTCGTCTTTGCCAGTGGCCCGACCTTCCCGGGAGGCACCCCGGCGGGCTTCCTAAGCCAGGCCAAGAAGATCGGCCTGACGACGCCGATGCCCGAAGGCGTGAAGAGCGCCGCTTCCTCGATCGCGCGCAACATCAACAAGGTGCTCAACGCAGTCGCTGGCGGTCCCAGCCCGACGCTCGACTTTTACGGCCATCCCTACAGTTACCCGCTCGATGACTATTATTTCAGCCAATGCCCGGTCCGCTACGGCGACTATGTCGCAAAGCTGGGGGCCTTCCCGGTCGCGCCAGAACAGCTCGCGCTCGACGATTGGCAGCTCAATCCGCACGAGGACGAGGACGGCTTCCGGCACGCTGCGATCGCCTATTTCGACGAGCATGACGCGGTCTTTGAACTGCGTGCCCAACTTTGGGCTAATGCCGAGACACAGCCGATTGAGGACACTTCCGTAGAGTGGCCAGCGCAGGACAGCGAGTATCGCACCGTCGCTACCATCCGCCTGCCGCGGCAAGCGGCCTATGGCGCGGAGCGGGTGCGCTACTTCGACGAGGTGATGACCTTCCGGCCAGCACACAGCCTCGCCGCGCACCGTCCGCTCGGCGGCGTGATGCGTGCCCGTCTGCAGGTATATCGGGCGCTGAGCGCGTTTCGCCATCGTGAAAACGGCATCGACGAGCAGAATACGGCTATAATCGATCAGATACCCGCGTAA
- a CDS encoding DUF3500 domain-containing protein has product MMKRRQFFPFITAFAMLSACGRGGPPVSTPVGDGAPGSLIHSEAPDDQSRRIVTAAQEFLSSLDASQRKAVLFPFSDGAQRVKWSNFPTGFVPRAGVPWGKLTALQRGRLTALLRAVLSPQGMEMVIEQMQADDILARKEPAMFGADRYFVSMVGMPSLDRVWTLQFGGHHLAINATVAGPHVTLSPSLTGGEPLKFIRNGRRIYIVENEVLQAQALMRALTPGQRKLAVRSTQKIDLVLGPGHDGQVLQPEGLPGSAMTPVQKQQFLRLIEARLDFLNADDLAPQVAAIRATLDQTYFGWWGATSPLGAAYYRITGPRVLIEFSPQDMDGDATNHAHNMFRDPTNEYGSAWTKLR; this is encoded by the coding sequence ATGATGAAGCGTCGTCAGTTCTTTCCCTTTATTACCGCATTTGCCATGCTTTCTGCCTGCGGCAGAGGCGGTCCGCCCGTTTCCACACCCGTCGGTGACGGCGCGCCGGGATCGTTGATCCACTCGGAAGCGCCTGACGATCAATCGCGCCGCATCGTCACGGCAGCGCAGGAATTTCTGAGCAGCCTCGATGCGTCGCAGCGAAAGGCCGTGCTGTTTCCGTTTTCAGATGGGGCGCAGCGGGTGAAATGGTCCAACTTTCCAACTGGCTTCGTGCCACGTGCGGGCGTGCCCTGGGGCAAGTTGACGGCGCTCCAGCGCGGCCGCCTGACTGCGCTGCTGCGGGCGGTGCTGAGTCCGCAAGGCATGGAGATGGTCATCGAGCAGATGCAAGCCGACGACATCCTTGCTCGCAAAGAGCCCGCGATGTTCGGAGCAGATCGCTACTTCGTCAGCATGGTTGGCATGCCGTCGCTCGACCGTGTCTGGACGCTCCAGTTCGGAGGACATCACCTGGCGATCAACGCTACCGTGGCGGGGCCGCACGTCACGTTGTCGCCTAGCCTCACCGGCGGCGAACCGCTGAAGTTCATCCGCAACGGCAGGCGCATCTACATTGTCGAGAACGAGGTCCTCCAGGCGCAGGCGCTGATGCGGGCATTGACGCCCGGTCAGAGAAAATTGGCAGTCCGCTCAACGCAGAAAATCGATCTCGTGCTTGGTCCTGGTCATGATGGCCAGGTACTCCAGCCCGAAGGCCTGCCGGGCAGTGCGATGACCCCGGTGCAGAAGCAGCAATTCCTTCGGCTGATCGAAGCGCGGCTCGACTTCCTCAACGCGGACGATCTGGCTCCGCAGGTGGCTGCAATACGCGCGACGCTGGACCAGACCTATTTCGGTTGGTGGGGAGCGACATCGCCGCTCGGTGCTGCCTACTACCGCATCACAGGTCCGCGCGTGCTGATCGAATTCTCGCCGCAGGACATGGACGGCGACGCCACCAATCACGCGCACAACATGTTCCGCGATCCGACAAATGAATATGGCTCGGCATGGACGAAGCTACGTTGA